From Lolium perenne isolate Kyuss_39 chromosome 5, Kyuss_2.0, whole genome shotgun sequence, a single genomic window includes:
- the LOC127301170 gene encoding uncharacterized protein, translating into MAASGRTLVLVNLASIMERADEALLPAVYKEVGAALHATPMGLGALTLYRSFVQAACYPLAAYAAVRYNRAHVIAVGAFLWAAATFLVAVSGTFAQVAVARGLNGVGLALVTPAIQSLVADFTDDNNRGSAFGWLQLTGNIGSVIGGLFSIMLASTTIFGIAGWRIAFHIVALISVVVGALVYLFAVDPHFCNAEGGGQLLRKSAWAEMKDLVTEAKAVVKIPSFQIIVAQGVTGSFPWSALTFTPMWLELLGFTHNKTGLLTAVFAIASSIGGLFGGKMGDYLSVRFPNSGRIVLSQISSASAIPLAALLLLGLPDDSTTGVLHGLVMFIMGLSISWNAAATNNPIFAEIVPQRSRASIYALDRSFESVLASFAPPVVGFLAQHAYGYTPVSHGAGVSSVARDRSNAAALGKALYTAIAIPMLLCCFIYSLLYGTYPRDRERARMDTLISSELQLINLERSHGVAEYNARRKHATVIDIEYGEEELDDDDDDDDEQALMHQQVQESGSLR; encoded by the exons ATGGCGGCGTCGGGGCGGACGCTGGTGCTGGTGAACCTGGCGTCCATCATGGAGCGCGCGGAcgaggcgctgctgccggcggtgtACAAGGAGGTGGGCGCCGCGCTGCACGCCACGCCCATGGGGCTCGGCGCGCTCACGCTGTACCGCTCCTTCGTGCAGGCCGCGTGCTACCCGCTCGCCGCCTACGCCGCCGTGcgctacaaccgcgcccacgtcaTCGCCGTCGGGGCCTTCCTCTGGGCCGCCGCCACCTTCCTCGTCGCCGTCTCCGGCACCTTCGCCCAG GTAGCAGTAGCTAGGGGATTGAATGGTGTTGGCCTAGCACTTGTCACTCCAGCCATCCAATCTCTAGTGGCAGACTTCACCGATGATAATAACCGGGGCTCTGCGTTTGGATGGCTTCAACTCACAGGCAACATAGGTTCAGTGATTGGAGGTTTGTTCTCCATCATGCTAGCATCGACCACAATCTTCGGTATCGCTGGTTGGCGTATCGCATTTCACATTGTTGCTCTCATCAGTGTGGTGGTAGGGGCATTGGTCTATCTTTTTGCTGTGGATCCTCATTTTTGCAACGCTGAGGGTGGCGGCCAGCTCTTGCGCAAGTCGGCATGGGCAGAGATGAAGGATTTAGTCACTGAAGCCAAAGCGGTCGTCAAAATACCATCGTTTCAGATCATTGTGGCTCAGGGCGTTACCGGGTCATTCCCATGGTCAGCGTTGACGTTTACCCCAATGTGGTTGGAACTGTTGGGCTTTACGCACAACAAAACTGGACTTCTCACAGCAGTATTTGCAATTGCAAGCTCAATTGGAGGGCTCTTTGGTGGAAAGATGGGGGATTATCTATCTGTTCGCTTCCCGAATTCTGGCCGGATAGTGCTGTCTCAGATAAGCTCGGCTTCGGCAATCCCACTTGCAGCTCTGTTGCTGCTTGGACTACCTGATGACTCCACTACTGGTGTCTTGCATGGGCTTGTTATGTTTATCATGGGGCTAAGCATCTCCTGGAATGCCGCTGCTACTAACAA CCCCATATTTGCGGAGATTGTTCCTCAGAGATCAAGGGCCAGTATTTACGCACTGGACCGTTCCTTCGAGTCCGTCCTAGCATCATTTGCTCCACCAGTCGTCGGCTTTTTAGCTCAGCATGCTTACGGCTACACCCCTGTTTCACATGGAGCTGGAGTGAGCAGTGTGGCGAGGGACAGGTCCAATGCCGCTGCCCTAGGAAAAGCTCTTTACACGGCGATCGCGATCCCGAtgttgctctgctgcttcatctACTCCCTGTTGTACGGGACATACCCGCGCGACAGGGAGAGGGCGAGAATGGACACTCTTATCTCATCGGAGCTGCAGCTGATCAATTTGGAAAGGTCTCATGGAGTAGCAGAGTACAACGCTAGAAGGAAGCATGCCACTGTGATCGATATCGAGTAtggtgaggaagagcttgatgatgatgatgatgatgatgatgagcaaGCGTTGATGCATCAGCAAGTTCAAGAGAGTGGTAGTCTCAGGTGA
- the LOC127301172 gene encoding probable plastidic glucose transporter 2, with amino-acid sequence MTGPQRHLERDRRRTLLLVSLASIMERADEALLPAVYREIGAALHADPTWLGALTLCRSIVQAACYPLAAYAAARHNRAHVIAVGAFLWAASTFLVGISDTFAQVAISRGLNGIGLALVVPSIQSLVADSTDDGTRGSAFGWLQLASCIGLISGGFVGLLLAQTTVLGIAGWRIAFHLVAVISVAVGALNWFFSVDPHFPTGDVAAAGAVPGGDEQPSARRVVEQMIAEAKFVVRIPTFQIFVAQGVSGSFPWSALSFASMWLELIGFSHRGTAVLMTIFWVASSLGGLIGGKMGDALARRYPDAGRIVLSQISAGSAVPLAAVLLLGLPDDPSTGVIHGVVLFVMGVCISWNGPATNFPIFAEIVPEKSRTSIYALDRSFETVLSSFAPPIVGILAQRVYGYRPDDKGLGPRLDRENAASLAKALYTAIAIPFTVCTAIYSFLYCSYPRDRDRARMQSLAGSELQQMEHDGSRLEDGHVDGGSAAHDSFKESAEAEKDTAKLLSDVEKS; translated from the exons ATGACGGGGCCGCAGCGTCATCTCGAGCGGGACCGGCGGCGGACGCTGCTGCTGGTGAGCCTGGCGTCAATCATGGAGCGCGCCGAcgaggcgctgctgccggcggtgtACCGCGAGATCGGCGCCGCCCTGCACGCCGACCCCACGTGGCTCGGCGCCCTCACGCTGTGCCGCTCCATCGTGCAGGCCGCGTGCTACCCGCTCGCCGCCTACGCCGCCGCGCGCCACAACCGCGCGCACGTCATCGCCGTGGGGGCTTTCCTCTGGGCCGCTTCCACCTTCCTCGTCGGCATCTCCGATACCTTCGCGCAG GTAGCAATCTCGAGGGGGCTGAATGGCATCGGCCTCGCGCTCGTGGTGCCGTCCATCCAGTCACTGGTCGCCGACTCCACCGACGACGGGACCCGCGGCTCGGCTTTCGGCTGGCTGCAGCTCGCCAGCTGCATCGGGCTCATCTCCGGCGGCTTCGTGGGCCTTCTGCTGGCGCAGACCACGGTCCTGGGGATCGCCGGCTGGCGCATCGCCTTCCACCTCGTGGCGGTCATCAGCGTCGCAGTGGGCGCCCTCAACTGGTTCTTCTCCGTCGACCCCCATTTCCCCACGGGCGACGTCGCGGCTGCCGGAGCCgtaccaggcggcgacgagcagcCCAGCGCACGGCGGGTGGTGGAGCAGATGATCGCGGAGGCCAAGTTCGTGGTGCGGATCCCGACGTTCCAGATCTTCGTGGCGCAGGGCGTGAGCGGCTCGTTCCCGTGGTCGGCGCTCTCCTTCGCGTCCATGTGGCTGGAGCTCATCGGGTTCAGCCACCGGGGCACCGCCGTGCTCATGACCATCTTCTGGGTCGCGAGCTCCCTCGGCGGCCTCATCGGGGGCAAGATGGGCGACGCCCTAGCCCGGCGGTACCCGGACGCCGGGAGGATCGTGCTGTCGCAGATCAGCGCGGGCTCGGCCGTGCCCCTGGCGGCCGTGCTGCTCCTGGGGCTGCCAGACGATCCGTCCACCGGCGTCATCCACGGCGTCGTCCTATTCGTCATGGGCGTCTGCATCTCCTGGAACGGCCCCGCTACAAACTT CCCAATCTTCGCGGAGATCGTGCCGGAGAAATCGAGGACGAGCATCTACGCGCTGGACAGGTCGTTCGAGACGGTGCTGTCGTCGTTCGCGCCTCCGATCGTCGGCATCCTCGCGCAGCGCGTGTACGGGTACAGGCCGGACGACAAGGGGCTGGGCCCCCGGCTGGACCGGGAGAACGCGGCGTCGCTGGCCAAGGCGCTGTACACGGCCATCGCGATACCCTTCACGGTCTGCACCGCCATATACTCCTTCCTCTACTGCAGCTATCCCCGGGACAGGGACCGGGCCCGGATGCAGTCGCTGGCGGGATCGGAGCTGCAGCAGATGGAGCACGATGGTTCTCGCCTGGAGGACGGCCATGTAGACGGAGGATCCGCGGCTCACGACAGTTTCAAGGAGTCTGCAGAGGCTGAGAAGGATACCGCAAAACTGTTATCAGATGTTGAGAAAAGCTAG